A stretch of the Uranotaenia lowii strain MFRU-FL chromosome 3, ASM2978415v1, whole genome shotgun sequence genome encodes the following:
- the LOC129755501 gene encoding phospholipase A1-like gives MKKLIVIGTLFLAACVAAREEHFSSNEVGMDYEFGCDRHYLRAMEEHIRNPIRQKRNVQIDPLNASFHLNTRLNVHETQVLNIGDIQSVMSSNFNASIPTRIIVHGFCNCRHSDFCLTTKDAFLERAEYNVITVNWQSGKQLNDYWIARKRIHPTAEKLAKLIDFLNEKAGLRFEDLYLVGHSLGAHLSGLTGKAVRRGKINTIIALDPAKPMFDMGKPTDRLAETDANYVEVIHTNGGKLGLFDPVGHTDFYPNGGQKQPGCWGWWFGSSCSHGRAWEFYAESIVSMVGFWSTRCDSLNQVSPAGCRSPKAKLKMGGEPIVAQNRGILTVETHADAPYARGKLDIGSKRWRLEKKRAQFYADKKRSKKLKMINEIY, from the exons ATGAAGAAGTTGATTGTGATTGGCACTTTGTTTTTGGCGGCTTGCGTAGCGGCCAGAGAAG AACATTTCAGTAGCAATGAGGTGGGAATGGATTACGAATTCGGTTGCGATCGGCACTATCTTCGAGCAATGGAAGAACACATCAGAAATCCGATTAGGCAGAAGCGTAACGTGCAGATAGATCCTTTAAACGCTTCCTTCCATCTCAATACGAGATTGAACGTGCACGAGACTCAAGTCCTGAACATAGGAGACATTCAGTCGGTGATGTCCTCCAACTTCAACGCCTCGATTCCGACTAGGATCATTGTCCATGGATTCTGCAACTGCCGGCATTCGGATTTCTGTCTCACAACCAAGGATGCGTTCCTGGAACGTGCTGAGTACAACGTGATCACGGTAAACTGGCAAAGCGGCAAACAACTCAACGACTATTGGATAGCTCGAAAAAGGATCCACCCGACGGCCGAGAAGTTGGCAAAGCTGATCGACTTTCTGAACGAAAAGGCCGGCCTGCGGTTTGAGGATCTGTACCTGGTGGGCCACAGTTTAGGGGCTCATCTTTCCGGACTAACCGGGAAGGCAGTTCGGCGGGGTAAAATCAACACGATCATTGCGTTGGACCCTGCAAAGCCCATGTTTGACATGGGCAAACCTACTGATCGACTTGCTGAAACGGACGCAAACTACGTCGAAGTGATTCACACCAACGGAGGAAAATTGGGTCTATTCGATCCAGTGGGACATACGGACTTCTACCCGAATGGTGGCCAGAAGCAACCcggttgttggggttggtggtTTGGAT CTTCCTGTTCCCACGGTCGGGCTTGGGAGTTCTATGCGGAATCAATAGTGTCGATGGTGGGTTTTTGGTCGACCCGGTGTGATAGTTTGAACCAGGTTAGTCCGGCCGGATGTCGAAGTCCGAAGGCTAAGCTCAAGATGGGTGGGGAGCCGATTGTGGCGCAGAATCGAGGAATCCTGACGGTTGAGACGCATGCTGATGCTCCGTATGCACGGGGTAAGCTGGACATAGGGAGCAAGCGATGGCGGTTGGAAAAAAAGAGAGCGCAGTTCTATGCCGACAAGAAGAGAAGCAAAAAGCTGAAGATGATCAATGAGATTTATTAG